In the genome of Doryrhamphus excisus isolate RoL2022-K1 chromosome 11, RoL_Dexc_1.0, whole genome shotgun sequence, one region contains:
- the ptrh2 gene encoding peptidyl-tRNA hydrolase 2, mitochondrial produces MDVLCGPMGLGVVTGLGCGILLGWHLRARLGPASRNLMAAMGNGSGEASVMGEGGEFKMILVVRSDLKMGKGKVAAQCAHAAVAAYKQVQRRNPDLLKQWEYCGQPKVVVKSPDEDTLIHLLGHAKEMGLPVSLIQDAGRTQIAPGSRTVLGIGPGPADLIDKVTGDLKLY; encoded by the coding sequence ATGGACGTGCTGTGTGGCCCAATGGGCTTGGGTGTTGTCACAGGACTTGGCTGCGGTATCCTCCTAGGTTGGCATCTGCGGGCTCGTTTGGGTCCGGCCTCCAGAAACCTGATGGCGGCTATGGGGAACGGGTCCGGTGAAGCAAGCGTGATGGGAGAAGGCGGCGAGTTCAAGATGATCCTGGTGGTCCGCAGCGATCTGAAAATGGGTAAAGGCAAGGTGGCGGCCCAGTGCGCCCATGCTGCGGTGGCGGCTTACAAGCAGGTGCAGCGGAGGAACCCGGACCTCCTCAAACAGTGGGAGTACTGCGGCCAGCCCAAAGTGGTGGTCAAGTCTCCCGACGAGGACACCCTCATTCATCTTCTGGGCCACGCCAAGGAAATGGGGCTTCCTGTGAGCCTGATCCAGGACGCAGGGAGGACACAGATTGCTCCAGGGTCTCGCACGGTGCTTGGTATCGGGCCAGGCCCGGCTGATCTCATCGATAAAGTCACCGGAGACCTGAAGCTGTACTGA